Proteins from a genomic interval of Elusimicrobiota bacterium:
- the nth_2 gene encoding Endonuclease III: MFRKNKDVRSLLKNLKTFYPRPECALHHRTPLELLVATILSAQCTDERVNKVTPALFKKYRTASDYAHSDPTELEGLIRSTGFYRNKAKSIRGMAKLVDEKFGGKIPQTMDELLTLPGVARKTANVTLGVVFKKAEGVVVDTHVSRLSQRLGLSNKTSAEKIEKDLMGQIPKESWIWFSHALIHHGRKICKARNPLCGECPIRKNCPNPALV; this comes from the coding sequence GTGTTTCGAAAAAACAAAGACGTCCGGTCCCTTTTAAAAAATCTAAAAACGTTTTATCCGCGACCGGAATGTGCTTTACATCACCGCACACCCCTTGAGTTGCTCGTGGCCACTATATTGTCGGCACAATGCACCGACGAACGCGTCAACAAAGTCACACCGGCTCTTTTCAAAAAATATCGAACGGCTTCTGATTATGCGCATTCTGATCCGACGGAATTGGAAGGCCTCATTCGATCCACCGGGTTTTACCGCAACAAGGCCAAGTCCATTCGAGGTATGGCCAAGCTTGTAGATGAGAAATTCGGCGGAAAAATCCCTCAAACGATGGACGAGCTTCTGACTTTGCCCGGCGTGGCGCGTAAAACCGCCAATGTGACCCTCGGGGTTGTGTTCAAAAAAGCGGAAGGAGTGGTGGTGGATACGCACGTGTCGCGTCTTTCACAGCGTTTGGGTCTTTCCAATAAAACTTCCGCAGAAAAAATTGAGAAGGACCTCATGGGTCAGATTCCAAAAGAATCTTGGATTTGGTTTTCGCACGCGCTCATCCATCATGGTCGAAAAATCTGCAAGGCTCGAAACCCATTGTGTGGTGAATGTCCGATTCGAAAAAACTGTCCCAATCCCGCCCTGGTATGA
- the gph_6 gene encoding Phosphoglycolate phosphatase, which translates to MNNVYIKTRPTGAYPYKIKEGNAVALRAIIFDCDGVLVDSEPIHFSAFKKSLEAHGLDLTEEAYKERYLPLDDKGVFSKFFQDQGKDLSQENLATLVQAKGVAFHDLIQTEGIMAYPAVPEVVMAASQRYPLAIASGARRHELEVILEASGLRPYFEVIISADDVEHGKPHPESFLKAVDSLNASGKRSSAIRADECAVIEDSREGIVSAHTAGMKCVAVATSYPAFELSHADLVLPALASLKISQIEDLFQPPQLLQAPAPQNN; encoded by the coding sequence ATGAACAATGTGTATATAAAGACCCGGCCCACCGGAGCCTATCCTTATAAGATAAAGGAGGGAAATGCCGTGGCATTGCGTGCCATCATTTTCGATTGCGATGGAGTTTTGGTTGATTCTGAACCCATCCATTTTTCTGCTTTCAAGAAATCTTTGGAAGCTCATGGACTCGATTTAACAGAAGAAGCTTACAAAGAACGGTATTTGCCTTTGGATGACAAAGGAGTGTTCAGTAAATTTTTTCAAGACCAAGGGAAAGATCTCTCACAAGAAAATTTAGCAACTTTGGTTCAAGCCAAGGGTGTTGCTTTTCATGATTTGATTCAAACTGAAGGAATCATGGCTTATCCTGCTGTTCCCGAAGTGGTGATGGCGGCCTCGCAACGGTATCCCTTGGCCATTGCGTCCGGTGCGCGACGGCATGAATTGGAAGTTATTTTGGAAGCGTCCGGTCTCCGACCTTATTTTGAAGTGATCATTAGTGCCGACGATGTGGAACATGGAAAACCCCATCCTGAAAGTTTTTTAAAAGCGGTGGATAGTTTAAATGCTTCCGGCAAACGGAGTTCCGCCATTCGGGCCGATGAATGTGCCGTTATTGAAGATTCTAGAGAAGGAATTGTGTCGGCCCACACGGCGGGAATGAAATGCGTTGCGGTGGCCACTTCTTATCCTGCCTTTGAACTCTCGCACGCGGACCTTGTGTTGCCGGCGTTGGCGTCTTTAAAGATTTCTCAAATTGAAGATTTGTTCCAACCTCCGCAACTTCTTCAGGCTCCAGCTCCCCAAAATAATTAG
- the clpP_2 gene encoding ATP-dependent Clp protease proteolytic subunit, with translation MIVPTILERWNQGAAVTYDIYSRLLKDRILFVGGFGGQVDTDSANLIIAQLLFLESEDPEKEINLYINSPGGMVTAGLAIYDTMQYIKSPITTICMGMAMSFGAVLLAAGTKGKRFCLPNSRIMIHQPLIYGEGISGQVTDIEIEAKEMQETKERLNAIIARHCNQPIAKVTADSERNYYMSAEEAKAYGLVDEIITFKKELK, from the coding sequence ATGATCGTCCCCACAATTCTTGAACGCTGGAACCAAGGTGCCGCCGTCACCTATGACATTTATTCTCGTTTGCTCAAAGATCGGATCTTGTTCGTTGGAGGGTTTGGCGGACAAGTCGACACGGACTCCGCCAATCTAATCATCGCCCAACTTCTCTTCCTGGAATCAGAAGACCCTGAAAAAGAAATTAATCTCTACATCAATTCGCCGGGAGGCATGGTCACTGCGGGTTTGGCGATATATGACACGATGCAATACATCAAGTCCCCCATCACCACCATTTGTATGGGAATGGCCATGTCATTTGGCGCGGTCTTGTTGGCTGCGGGAACCAAAGGAAAACGTTTTTGTCTACCCAACTCTCGTATCATGATTCACCAACCGCTCATTTATGGGGAAGGGATTTCAGGTCAGGTTACCGACATAGAAATTGAAGCCAAAGAAATGCAAGAGACCAAGGAGAGGCTCAACGCCATTATCGCCCGGCATTGCAATCAACCCATAGCGAAAGTTACAGCGGACAGCGAACGCAATTACTACATGTCGGCGGAAGAAGCGAAGGCTTACGGGTTGGTCGACGAAATCATTACCTTCAAAAAAGAGTTGAAGTAA
- the yciV gene encoding 5'-3' exoribonuclease yields the protein MIDLQLHTSDSDGTWGWKQVLEKCLDLRLTAFAITDHDTIVRRNDILAWAKANEAMAIPGVELSTTENGQTVHLLGYFLEGPLEKLEGRLAYLCEGRRVRNKKIVERLQSLGISVNEEDVYRVAGSATVGRPHIARLLIEKGVVKTLQEAFDRYLSSNGSAYYPKDELPLREAIDLLHEAGAVASVAHPGLLKRVPEALESSLKEWRSWGLDGIEAVYPSYSLEQTAYFERIATKYGFIRTGGSDFHGDNKPHIKIGTGTGHLNVPDEFLEPLLEKRNEYTRPQQKV from the coding sequence ATGATCGACCTTCAATTGCATACCAGCGATTCCGATGGCACTTGGGGATGGAAACAGGTTCTTGAGAAATGCCTCGATTTACGGCTGACTGCTTTTGCGATTACCGATCATGACACCATCGTGCGGCGCAATGATATTCTCGCTTGGGCCAAAGCCAATGAAGCCATGGCCATTCCGGGAGTTGAGCTCAGCACGACGGAAAACGGACAGACCGTTCATCTGCTGGGGTATTTTTTGGAAGGCCCTCTTGAGAAATTAGAAGGCCGGTTGGCCTATCTGTGCGAAGGTCGACGGGTTCGTAACAAAAAAATTGTGGAGCGACTTCAATCTTTGGGCATATCGGTCAATGAAGAAGATGTGTACCGCGTAGCGGGGAGCGCCACCGTCGGTCGGCCCCATATCGCGCGTCTTCTCATTGAGAAAGGGGTGGTTAAAACATTACAAGAGGCTTTTGACCGCTATTTGAGCAGCAATGGTTCCGCTTATTATCCCAAAGATGAGCTCCCTCTTCGTGAAGCCATTGATCTTCTCCATGAGGCTGGCGCTGTCGCCTCAGTGGCGCACCCAGGCCTCCTCAAACGGGTGCCAGAAGCGTTGGAATCTTCTCTCAAAGAATGGCGTTCCTGGGGATTGGATGGAATTGAGGCGGTGTACCCCAGTTATTCTTTGGAACAAACCGCTTATTTTGAGCGAATAGCAACCAAGTACGGTTTCATTCGAACGGGGGGATCGGATTTCCATGGAGACAATAAACCTCATATTAAAATTGGCACTGGAACCGGACATTTAAACGTTCCCGACGAATTTTTAGAGCCTTTGCTGGAAAAGAGA
- the cysC gene encoding putative adenylyl-sulfate kinase, with translation MFYNPGRFPTLVPHSLNNKEIVLMSTAYTLWFTGLSGSGKSTLSERVAVELRKRGQKVEVLDGDEVRTHLSKGLSFSKEDRDINIKRIGYVCHLLTRNGIWAISAAISPYREAREFNRSLIGNFIEIYVECSINKLAERDVKGLYKKALAGEVKNFTGVSDPYEPPLQADITVNSEKETIEQSVGKILSFLEQKGCVPREGASTQA, from the coding sequence ATGTTCTATAATCCCGGCCGCTTCCCCACCCTTGTCCCTCATTCACTTAATAATAAGGAGATTGTGTTGATGTCCACGGCTTACACTTTATGGTTCACCGGCCTTTCCGGTTCCGGGAAATCCACCTTGTCTGAACGTGTTGCGGTTGAATTGCGCAAGCGAGGGCAAAAAGTTGAAGTTCTGGATGGAGATGAGGTTCGCACCCACTTGAGCAAGGGGTTGAGTTTCAGCAAAGAAGATCGTGACATCAACATCAAACGCATTGGCTATGTGTGCCATTTGCTCACCCGCAATGGAATTTGGGCGATTTCTGCCGCCATTTCTCCTTACCGCGAGGCCAGAGAATTCAATCGGTCCCTCATCGGTAACTTTATAGAGATTTATGTGGAATGTTCAATTAACAAATTGGCTGAACGCGATGTCAAAGGCCTTTACAAAAAAGCGTTGGCCGGGGAAGTGAAAAATTTTACCGGGGTTTCCGACCCTTATGAACCTCCGCTCCAGGCCGATATCACCGTGAATTCTGAAAAGGAAACAATCGAACAAAGTGTTGGAAAAATCCTCTCTTTTCTCGAACAAAAGGGCTGTGTTCCTCGTGAGGGAGCGTCCACCCAAGCATGA
- the polC_1 gene encoding DNA polymerase III PolC-type: MNFPIEIKRPVIFFDLETTGLDQKYDRIIEIGAVKIYPDGKREVLTMKINPLMRISAEISALTGISNEEVEKAPTFAQAAPEIASFFEGCDLGGYNIARFDVKVMTEEFKRAGMNFDADNRAVIDSQVIFHQKEKRDLSAAYKFYCHRELSGAHSAQADVNATVDIFIAQMERYTDLPRNLNELHRFCRGNQDRFVDSEGKFFWRDGEAVFNFGKFKSQTLRSVAQKNPEYLHWVLSPERQFSQDVIDICYRAMKGEFPAKKVES; this comes from the coding sequence ATGAACTTTCCCATTGAAATTAAAAGACCTGTGATTTTTTTTGATTTGGAAACCACGGGTCTCGATCAAAAATATGACCGCATCATTGAAATTGGCGCGGTCAAAATTTATCCGGATGGAAAGCGGGAAGTCCTCACTATGAAAATTAACCCGCTCATGCGCATATCCGCTGAAATTTCAGCGCTCACGGGCATATCCAATGAAGAAGTGGAAAAAGCGCCAACCTTCGCTCAAGCAGCGCCTGAAATCGCTTCTTTTTTTGAAGGGTGTGATTTGGGGGGGTACAACATCGCTCGCTTCGACGTCAAAGTCATGACTGAAGAATTTAAGCGGGCCGGCATGAACTTTGATGCAGATAACCGGGCGGTGATTGATTCACAGGTCATATTTCATCAAAAGGAAAAAAGAGACCTTTCAGCGGCGTACAAGTTTTATTGTCATCGAGAATTGTCCGGCGCTCACTCGGCGCAAGCTGATGTGAACGCGACGGTGGATATTTTCATCGCCCAAATGGAAAGATACACGGACCTTCCTCGAAATCTTAATGAATTGCATAGGTTTTGTCGGGGCAATCAAGACCGGTTTGTTGATTCGGAAGGGAAGTTTTTTTGGCGGGATGGCGAGGCGGTTTTTAATTTCGGGAAATTTAAATCACAAACTTTAAGATCAGTGGCCCAGAAAAATCCCGAATATTTGCATTGGGTTTTGTCTCCCGAACGCCAATTTTCACAAGACGTGATTGATATTTGCTACCGCGCGATGAAAGGTGAGTTTCCTGCCAAAAAAGTCGAATCGTAA
- the sasA_6 gene encoding Adaptive-response sensory-kinase SasA — protein MWRRSMNLRTKFHLASSCLILMAVGGTMVSLLVYEKKRLMAEISQQQMEELDKLARVCEDSMIVYDEPALFKYAKNLVTLSHPRIVYAGFVYPKKTEGSPWMWENGSDRLTYLAEDDSHIKIIQDSGMLMRRQFQLNGQKILELSKPVGRIGYVRLGYSVDALAALFARTIEKSVQRFTVVGLIAIGFGLILAHFFSVALGRPIKNLMNAAEAIARGEKGIKVPEGRNDEIGKLTKTFNHMSDELIKLDQLKDDFMSHVSHELRSPLTSIISTVELMSEMPLANKDPKVRRSIDRLIYGSERLNRLIDNILDLTRMEAGKMPFDIQPVNIGGLLCEMADFFEPRAMEKGLKIQAIVPAEFPLVMADSEKIRQVISNLTHNAIKFTNKGGIVLWLKERDGMATIGVQDTGVGIPKEKLSSVFKKFECLKDTRDRVEKPVPGSGLGLNIVQNSIKAQGGKIWVESEVDKGSTFIFQLPFAPKEMQQKVTASTSQVAKALSLPPQMAVARLPVNLSQGGPK, from the coding sequence ATGTGGAGGAGATCCATGAATTTACGAACAAAATTTCACTTGGCCAGTTCATGTTTGATTCTAATGGCGGTGGGTGGAACCATGGTTTCTCTTTTGGTTTATGAAAAGAAAAGACTCATGGCCGAAATCTCACAACAGCAAATGGAAGAACTGGATAAGTTGGCCCGTGTGTGTGAAGACAGCATGATCGTTTATGATGAGCCGGCCCTTTTCAAGTACGCCAAGAACCTCGTGACTCTTTCACATCCCCGTATTGTCTACGCGGGTTTTGTCTATCCCAAGAAGACTGAAGGAAGCCCCTGGATGTGGGAAAACGGTTCCGATCGTCTGACCTATCTCGCTGAAGATGATTCCCATATAAAAATCATTCAAGACTCTGGCATGTTGATGCGCAGACAATTCCAATTGAATGGGCAAAAAATCCTGGAACTCTCAAAACCCGTGGGCCGCATTGGTTACGTGCGTTTGGGATATTCCGTTGATGCGTTGGCCGCGTTATTCGCTCGAACCATTGAGAAATCCGTGCAACGTTTTACTGTTGTGGGACTCATTGCCATTGGATTCGGCTTGATATTGGCCCACTTTTTCAGTGTTGCTTTGGGTCGACCTATAAAAAACTTGATGAACGCCGCTGAGGCCATCGCCCGTGGTGAAAAAGGAATTAAAGTTCCGGAAGGACGCAATGATGAAATCGGAAAACTGACAAAAACTTTTAACCATATGTCGGACGAGCTGATAAAACTTGATCAATTGAAGGATGATTTCATGTCTCACGTTTCTCACGAGCTTCGCTCTCCACTCACGAGCATTATTTCAACTGTTGAGCTGATGTCCGAAATGCCCCTCGCCAACAAAGACCCCAAAGTCCGCCGGTCCATCGACCGTCTGATCTATGGGTCCGAACGGTTGAATCGATTGATCGATAATATCTTGGACTTAACACGCATGGAAGCCGGCAAAATGCCATTCGATATTCAGCCCGTCAACATCGGGGGATTGTTGTGTGAAATGGCCGATTTCTTTGAACCTCGCGCCATGGAGAAAGGCCTCAAAATTCAGGCGATTGTCCCCGCGGAATTTCCGTTGGTAATGGCCGATTCGGAAAAAATTCGGCAAGTGATCTCCAACCTAACCCACAATGCCATCAAATTCACCAACAAAGGTGGAATTGTGCTTTGGCTTAAGGAACGAGACGGCATGGCCACCATTGGCGTGCAAGACACGGGGGTGGGTATTCCCAAGGAAAAATTGTCCAGCGTGTTTAAAAAATTCGAGTGTTTAAAAGATACCCGTGACCGTGTTGAAAAGCCGGTGCCGGGTTCCGGTTTGGGCCTCAACATCGTTCAAAATTCCATCAAGGCGCAGGGTGGAAAGATTTGGGTTGAGAGTGAAGTGGACAAGGGATCCACGTTCATTTTCCAACTGCCGTTTGCTCCAAAGGAAATGCAGCAAAAAGTGACGGCGTCAACCTCTCAGGTGGCGAAGGCCTTGTCTTTGCCACCTCAAATGGCGGTCGCGAGACTGCCTGTCAATCTTTCCCAAGGAGGTCCCAAATGA